Proteins encoded by one window of Lathyrus oleraceus cultivar Zhongwan6 chromosome 1, CAAS_Psat_ZW6_1.0, whole genome shotgun sequence:
- the LOC127074870 gene encoding patellin-4, producing MTAETMAQEETTQKVEVVVEEGNVLDVEAKETLDESKPAKAVEKCSSYKEESNFLSDLKEFEKKALVEFKSKVEEAILGNTLFEKKEEEETKKVEALPEGGEEGEKVVKEEENVEGENEKGVEVEEEKDLSLWGVSLLPSKGDEGIDVVLLKFLRARDFKVNEAFEMLKRTLKWRKEMKIDSILDEDFGSDLESAAYMNGVDREGHSVCYNIYGVFAGEEIYQKSFGSEEKRREFLRWRCYVTEKWIQKLDLKPGGVSSLLQINDLKNCPGPSKKEIRIATNQIVSILQDNYPEMVAKNIFINVPFWYYALNALLSPFLTQRTKSKFVVARPAKVTETLIKYIPIEEIPVNYGGFKRENDSEFFGQDATVSELILKAGSTATIEIPALEAGNTLCWDIAVLGWEVSYKEEFVPNDEGSYTVIVSKVKKIGSQEGAIRNTFKNNEAGKVILTVNNSSNKKKRVMYRYQINKNSP from the exons ATGACTGCTGAAACTATGGCTCAAGAAGAAACCACCCAGAAagttgaggttgttgttgaagAAGGTAATGTTCTTGATGTTGAAGCAAAGGAAACATTGGATGAATCAAAACCCGCAAAGGCAGTTGAGAAATGCTCTTCTTATAAAGAAGAAAGCAACTTTCTTTCAGATCTTAAAGAGTTTGAGAAAAAGGCTTTGGTTGAGTTCAAGTCTAAGGTTGAGGAAGCGATTTTAGGGAACACTCTTTTtgagaaaaaagaagaagaagagactaAAAAGGTTGAAGCTTTACCAGAAGGTGGTGAAGAAGGTGAGAAAGTTGTGAAGGAAGAAGAGAATGTTGAGGGGGAGAATGAGAAAGGGGTTGAAGTGGAGGAGGAGAAAGATTTATCTTTGTGGGGTGTGTCACTTTTGCCAAGCAAAGGAGATGAAGGAATTGATGTGGTTTTGTTGAAGTTTTTGAGGGCTAGAGATTTTAAGGTGAATGAGGCTTTTGAGATGTTGAAGAGGACACTCAAATGGAGGAAAGAGATGAAGATTGATTCTATTTTGGATGAAGATTTTGGTTCTGATTTGGAGTCTGCTGCTTACATGAATGGTGTTGATCGTGAAGGACATTCTGTGTGTTACAACATCTATGGAGTTTTTGCAGGTGAAGAGATTTATCAGAAGAGCTTTGGGAGTGAAGAGAAGAGAAGAGAGTTTTTGAGATGGAGGTGTTATGTTACTGAGAAGTGGATTCAGAAGCTGGATTTGAAACCAGGCGGTGTTTCTTCTTTGCTTCAAATCAATGACCTTAAGAATTGTCCCGGTCCTTCCAAGAAAGAGATAAGAATTGCTACAAATCAAATTGTTTCAATTTTGCAGGACAATTACCCTGAAATGGTGGCCAAAAAT ATTTTCATCAATGTTCCATTCTGGTATTATGCACTCAATGCACTTTTATCTCCATTCTTAACTCAAAGAACGAAGAGCAAATTCGTGGTGGCGCGTCCCGCCAAGGTCACCGAAACATTGATCAA GTACATTCCAATCGAGGAGATCCCAGTTAACTACGGCGGTTTCAAGAGGGAAAATGATTCCGAATTCTTCGGCCAAGATGCAACTGTTTCTGAACTGATTCTCAAGGCTGGATCGACCGCAACTATAGAGATACCTGCATTGGAAGCTGGAAACACCCTGTGCTGGGACATAGCTGTTTTGGGTTGGGAGGTAAGTTACAAAGAGGAATTTGTTCCCAATGATGAAGGCTCTTACACAGTCATTGTTTCGAAAGTGAAGAAGATAGGTTCACAAGAAGGAGCTATTAGGAACACATTCAAGAACAATGAGGCAGGAAAGGTTATTCTCACAGTTAACAACTCGTCGAACAAGAAGAAGAGGGTTATGTACCGTTACCAGATCAACAAGAACTCGCCATGA